The Synechococcus sp. CC9605 sequence CGCCTTGGGTGGGCTTCAGTTGATGAGCAGCCATTACGGCGAGCTGCACAGAAACCAGCGTCTGGTGCGTCAGGGCTTGAAACGTGCGCGACGCCACCAGCCTGCGGCCAGAGCAGTTCTCGGCGGTGGAGCCGTCAGTGTGTTCTATGAGCAACTCGGCAAGTCGCTCCCCAAGGGAACAGTTGTGTCCATCGGTGAGGGGGAGCCGCTGCTGGAGAAGTTGATCCAGGGTCACTCCCTTGAGGGTGAACGTTGCTTCGTGGTTGGGGAGAAGCCACGTTCAGGCCTGATCCATGAGCAGCCGGAAAGTAGGCCCAAAACCGCTTGTAATTACGACTACATCGCCTCGATCTGGCCCCAGCTGGATTGGTACCTGGAAGGTGGTGATTTCTACGTGGGAGTTCAGACCAAGCGCGGTTGCCCTCACAACTGTTGTTACTGCGTCTACACGGTGGTGGAAGGCAAGCAGGTGCGTCTCAACCCTGTCGATGAGGTGGTGAAAGAGATGCGCCAGCTTTATGACCGCGGGGTGCGTGGTTTCTGGTTCACCGATGCTCAGTTCATTCCTGCGCGGCGCTACATCGAAGACGCCAAGGAACTGCTGCGGGCGATCAAATCTGAAGGGCTGACCGGCATTCGTTGGGCCGCCTACATCCGCGCCGACAATCTGGACCCCGAATTGGCTCAGCTCATGGTTGAAACGGGCATGAGTTATTTCGAGATCGGCATTACGTCCGGTTCTCAGGAGCTCGTCCGCAAGATGCGCATGGGGTACAACCTGCGCACCGTTCTGGAGAGTTGTCGGATGCTCGCGGATGCGGGCTTCCGAGATCACGTGTCGGTGAATTACTCCTTCAATGTGATCGACGAGCGGCCGGAAACGATCCGTCAGACCGTGGCTTATCACCGTGAGCTGGAAGCCATTTTCGGTGCTGATCTCGTGGAGCCAGCGATCTTCTTCATCGGTTTGCAGCCCCATACCCACTTGGAGCAATACGGTTTTGATCAGGGTTTGATCAAGCCTGGTTACAACCCAATGAGCATGATGCCGTGGACGGCGCGAAAACTTCTCTGGAACCCCGAGCCGATGGGGAGCACCTTTGGCCGGGTGTGTCTTGAGGCTTTTGATCGCAATCCTGCAGATTTCGGTCGCACAGTGATGTCACTCCTCGAAAGGGATTACGGTGTGGCTTCGCTTCAAGAAGCGTTGCGAGCCCCTGTGGCAGGCCGTGCTGCCTTGGCAACTGCTGTGCGCTGAATCAGCAGCAGGATCAGCAAACTGATCAGTCCGACAGCTCCCCCAAGTGGGTTTGGGGCGCTTCCTCCTGGGCCCACCAACCACGACGGCGCATTGGTTGACAGCTGAAGCAAGCCGCTCTGCAGTAAAAACCATCCAGCGACAAGTCCGCCATGTAGGCCGATGCAGCCCCAAAGTGATCCGTGGTTAGTTTGACGCTGTCTGGCCAGCACCAATCCCAGAAGAAACAGGCCGATCAGCAGGGCGCTCATGGCACCCAGTCCCAGGTTGAAGCGTGTGTGAACGAGGCTGAAGATGCTGGCCTGAGCCAAGGCTGCACGACGCGAGCCCGTCAATTGGTTGAGTTCCGTCCAGAGCCAGCCGCGGAAAATCAATTCCTCTGCAAAGCCAACGCCGAGGCATAGCAACACAGCATTCGTAAGCTGAGTTGCACTCACTTCGCCTCGCCAATTCCCCCATCCTCCGATCAAAACGATGCTCGTGATCAGCGTCAGCAACCCTGCGGCAAGGAGAAGACCTTTGAGAAGAGCTGCTGCAGGCGCGGGTTGTACTTGCCGGTTTGATCGGCAGACGCCCAGGGCCGCCCAAGGTTGTTCAGCCGACCAACGCGTGGCGACCCATCGAGGCATCAGCGCGATGAACAGCACAAAGCTCAGCACCGTTCCCGTGAGGGAGACCCGTTCTGCAGGCAGGCCAAGCAGGGTCAGCGGGACTGCAGCGAGCCAGCCCAGTGCGTAAAGCAGGGGTATGAAGAGAACCGTGGGCAGCCAGAACGGATGAAGCAGGAGGAACCTGTTCAGCGGTTGCAGCATCGCTCTAGTTTTCAGGCTCGATTGAGCTCGTCAGGCCTTTGGATTTCAGCGTCTCGCAATAGAACTCAGCCGGCTCGATGTCACACACGATCACCAAGCCCACGCCTGTGTTGTGGGCCTCCAGCATCACCGCCATGCAGTCCTGCTCGCTGAGTTGCGGCACAACCTGCTGCAGGGTGGCCACCACATATTCCATGGAATTCACCGGATCGTTGTGCAGCAGCACCTTGTAGCGGGGTGACCGCTTGCGAACCTTCTCTGGCGCCTTGTCCAGAACAGCTGCACCACCTGGTTTTTGGCTGGGAGACTCCACCGCCATGACCATTGATCCGAATCCTTTTAAATCTAAATGGAATAGGGAGAGGGAGCGGCTCACAGGGCTTTGATGCGAGCCATGGCCTCATCCACATTGGCGCGGCTGTTGAAGGCGGACAAGCGGAAATAACATTCGCCCGCGGCGCCAAAGCCGCTGCCGGGTGTGCCCACCACGTTGGCCTTGTTGAGCAGATGGTCGAAGAAGCCCCAGGAATCCATACCCTCAGGGGTCTTGATCCAGACGTAGGGGGCGTGTTCGCCGCCATAAACGGTGAGGCCTGCAGCAGTGAGTTCGCGGCGAATGATCGCGGCGTTCTCCATGTAGAAGCTCACCAGAGCTTTCACTTCGGCCTGACCCGCTTCGGAGTAAACCGCCTCAGCTCCGCGTTGAATGATGTAGCTCACACCGTTGAACTTGGTGCTCTGACGTCGGTTCCACAGCCCCCAGAGTTCCACGGCTTCGCCGTTGGCTGCTTTGCCTTTCAGCCCCTTGGGCACCACGGTGAAGGCACAGCGGGTGCCAGTGAAGCCGGCGTTTTTCGAGAAGGAACGGAATTCGATGGCGCAGTCCCGGGCTCCTTCGATCTCAAAGATGGAGCGGGGGAGTTCCGGATCCTGGATGAAGGCCTCATAGGCAGCATC is a genomic window containing:
- a CDS encoding photosystem II high light acclimation radical SAM protein, with protein sequence MAADVAPQEERVLLVRLPCNPIFPIGPIYLADHLHKCFPEMPQRILDLAALPVLDVHRVLDATVDQFQPTLLVFSWRDIQIYAPVDGRGGNPLQNSFEVFYARNPLKRLHGALGGLQLMSSHYGELHRNQRLVRQGLKRARRHQPAARAVLGGGAVSVFYEQLGKSLPKGTVVSIGEGEPLLEKLIQGHSLEGERCFVVGEKPRSGLIHEQPESRPKTACNYDYIASIWPQLDWYLEGGDFYVGVQTKRGCPHNCCYCVYTVVEGKQVRLNPVDEVVKEMRQLYDRGVRGFWFTDAQFIPARRYIEDAKELLRAIKSEGLTGIRWAAYIRADNLDPELAQLMVETGMSYFEIGITSGSQELVRKMRMGYNLRTVLESCRMLADAGFRDHVSVNYSFNVIDERPETIRQTVAYHRELEAIFGADLVEPAIFFIGLQPHTHLEQYGFDQGLIKPGYNPMSMMPWTARKLLWNPEPMGSTFGRVCLEAFDRNPADFGRTVMSLLERDYGVASLQEALRAPVAGRAALATAVR
- a CDS encoding CPBP family intramembrane glutamic endopeptidase translates to MLQPLNRFLLLHPFWLPTVLFIPLLYALGWLAAVPLTLLGLPAERVSLTGTVLSFVLFIALMPRWVATRWSAEQPWAALGVCRSNRQVQPAPAAALLKGLLLAAGLLTLITSIVLIGGWGNWRGEVSATQLTNAVLLCLGVGFAEELIFRGWLWTELNQLTGSRRAALAQASIFSLVHTRFNLGLGAMSALLIGLFLLGLVLARQRQTNHGSLWGCIGLHGGLVAGWFLLQSGLLQLSTNAPSWLVGPGGSAPNPLGGAVGLISLLILLLIQRTAVAKAARPATGARNAS
- the clpS gene encoding ATP-dependent Clp protease adapter ClpS; translated protein: MVMAVESPSQKPGGAAVLDKAPEKVRKRSPRYKVLLHNDPVNSMEYVVATLQQVVPQLSEQDCMAVMLEAHNTGVGLVIVCDIEPAEFYCETLKSKGLTSSIEPEN